The proteins below come from a single Ailuropoda melanoleuca isolate Jingjing chromosome 1, ASM200744v2, whole genome shotgun sequence genomic window:
- the TFF3 gene encoding trefoil factor 3, translated as MEAKALWLLVVVLVLGSSSWTVAYQGLSTNLCEVQPKDRVDCGYPEITPEQCNNRGCCFDSSIPGVIWCFKPLQDTECRF; from the exons ATGGAGGCCAAAGCGCTCTGGCTGCTGGTGGTGGTCCTGGTGCTGGGGTCCTCCAGCTGGACAGTGGCGTACCAGGGCCTGT CGACGAACCTGTGCGAGGTGCAGCCCAAGGACAGGGTGGACTGTGGCTACCCCGAAATCACCCCCGAGCAGTGCAACAATCGGGGGTGCTGCTTCGACTCCAGCATCCCTGGGGTGATCTGGTGCTTCAAGCCTCTGCAGGACACAG AATGCAGATTCTGA